A single window of Balaenoptera acutorostrata chromosome X, mBalAcu1.1, whole genome shotgun sequence DNA harbors:
- the CITED1 gene encoding cbp/p300-interacting transactivator 1 isoform X2 has product MEPSAQQLQLAASPPTNLSNFCQGSEMPTMSRPALDVKGGTSPMKEDANPEMSSLAYSNLAVKDRKAVAILHYPGVTSNGTKANGAPASSSGSPSPISSPTAAPPTKPPPFNLHPAPHLLASMQLQKLNSQYHGMAAATPGQPGEAGPLPNWGFGAQAGGAGSLSPSAGAQSPAIIDSDPVDEEVLMSLVVELGLDRANELPELWLGQNEFDFTADFPSGC; this is encoded by the exons ATGGAGCCATCCG CACAACAGCTCCAGCTGGCAGCATCACCTCCCACCAATTTATCCAACTTCTGCCAAGGCTCTGAAATGCCAACTATGTCGAGGCCTGCACTTGATGTCAAGGGTGGCACCTCACCTATGAAGGAg GATGCCAACCCAGAGATGAGCTCTCTGGCCTACTCTAACCTGGCGGTGAAAGATCGCAAAGCAGTGGCCATCCTGCACTACCCCGGGGTAACCTCGAATGGAACCAAGGCCAATGGGGCTCCCGCTAGTTCCTCGGGATCTCCATCTCCAATAAGCTCTCCTACTGCCGCCCCTCCCACTAAACCCCCACCCTTCAACCTGCACCCCGCCCCTCACCTACTGGCCAGTATGCAGCTGCAGAAACTTAATAGCCAGTATCATGGGATGGCCGCCGCCACTCCAGGCCAACCTGGGGAGGCAGGGCCCCTGCCAAACTGGGGCTTCGGGGCTCAGGCGGGAGGGGCGGGGTCACTCTCTCCTTCTGCTGGTGCCCAGAGCCCTGCCATCATCGATTCAGACCCAGTGGATGAGGAGGTGCTGATGTCACTGGTGGTGGAACTGGGACTGGACCGAGCCAATGAGCTGCCGGAGCTGTGGCTGGGGCAGAATGAGTTTGACTTCACTGCAGACTTTCCATCTGGCTGCTGA
- the CITED1 gene encoding cbp/p300-interacting transactivator 1 isoform X1 — MEVREFGQLASTAWSTSALPHTHAPPTHAHPRTHPSAYKRRRQGRAAHGVPASPSAGLGGRQTWLRIPAPPLSSAVTLAQQLQLAASPPTNLSNFCQGSEMPTMSRPALDVKGGTSPMKEDANPEMSSLAYSNLAVKDRKAVAILHYPGVTSNGTKANGAPASSSGSPSPISSPTAAPPTKPPPFNLHPAPHLLASMQLQKLNSQYHGMAAATPGQPGEAGPLPNWGFGAQAGGAGSLSPSAGAQSPAIIDSDPVDEEVLMSLVVELGLDRANELPELWLGQNEFDFTADFPSGC, encoded by the exons ATGGAAGTTAGAGAATTCGGGCAACTTGCCTCTACTGCCTGGTCGACCTCTGCTCTCCCCCACACTCACGCCCCccccacacacgcacacccacGCACACACCCCTCTGCCTATAAACGCCGGCGGCAGGGCCGGGCCGCGCACGGAGTCCCTGCCTCGCCAAGCGCCGGACTTGGAGGCAGACAGACCTGGCTGCGAATCCCGGCTCCGCCACTTTCTAgcgctgtgaccttgg CACAACAGCTCCAGCTGGCAGCATCACCTCCCACCAATTTATCCAACTTCTGCCAAGGCTCTGAAATGCCAACTATGTCGAGGCCTGCACTTGATGTCAAGGGTGGCACCTCACCTATGAAGGAg GATGCCAACCCAGAGATGAGCTCTCTGGCCTACTCTAACCTGGCGGTGAAAGATCGCAAAGCAGTGGCCATCCTGCACTACCCCGGGGTAACCTCGAATGGAACCAAGGCCAATGGGGCTCCCGCTAGTTCCTCGGGATCTCCATCTCCAATAAGCTCTCCTACTGCCGCCCCTCCCACTAAACCCCCACCCTTCAACCTGCACCCCGCCCCTCACCTACTGGCCAGTATGCAGCTGCAGAAACTTAATAGCCAGTATCATGGGATGGCCGCCGCCACTCCAGGCCAACCTGGGGAGGCAGGGCCCCTGCCAAACTGGGGCTTCGGGGCTCAGGCGGGAGGGGCGGGGTCACTCTCTCCTTCTGCTGGTGCCCAGAGCCCTGCCATCATCGATTCAGACCCAGTGGATGAGGAGGTGCTGATGTCACTGGTGGTGGAACTGGGACTGGACCGAGCCAATGAGCTGCCGGAGCTGTGGCTGGGGCAGAATGAGTTTGACTTCACTGCAGACTTTCCATCTGGCTGCTGA
- the CITED1 gene encoding cbp/p300-interacting transactivator 1 isoform X3: MPTMSRPALDVKGGTSPMKEDANPEMSSLAYSNLAVKDRKAVAILHYPGVTSNGTKANGAPASSSGSPSPISSPTAAPPTKPPPFNLHPAPHLLASMQLQKLNSQYHGMAAATPGQPGEAGPLPNWGFGAQAGGAGSLSPSAGAQSPAIIDSDPVDEEVLMSLVVELGLDRANELPELWLGQNEFDFTADFPSGC, encoded by the exons ATGCCAACTATGTCGAGGCCTGCACTTGATGTCAAGGGTGGCACCTCACCTATGAAGGAg GATGCCAACCCAGAGATGAGCTCTCTGGCCTACTCTAACCTGGCGGTGAAAGATCGCAAAGCAGTGGCCATCCTGCACTACCCCGGGGTAACCTCGAATGGAACCAAGGCCAATGGGGCTCCCGCTAGTTCCTCGGGATCTCCATCTCCAATAAGCTCTCCTACTGCCGCCCCTCCCACTAAACCCCCACCCTTCAACCTGCACCCCGCCCCTCACCTACTGGCCAGTATGCAGCTGCAGAAACTTAATAGCCAGTATCATGGGATGGCCGCCGCCACTCCAGGCCAACCTGGGGAGGCAGGGCCCCTGCCAAACTGGGGCTTCGGGGCTCAGGCGGGAGGGGCGGGGTCACTCTCTCCTTCTGCTGGTGCCCAGAGCCCTGCCATCATCGATTCAGACCCAGTGGATGAGGAGGTGCTGATGTCACTGGTGGTGGAACTGGGACTGGACCGAGCCAATGAGCTGCCGGAGCTGTGGCTGGGGCAGAATGAGTTTGACTTCACTGCAGACTTTCCATCTGGCTGCTGA